From the Eleutherodactylus coqui strain aEleCoq1 chromosome 7, aEleCoq1.hap1, whole genome shotgun sequence genome, one window contains:
- the LOC136572496 gene encoding uncharacterized protein, with the protein MPACMVKGCPSGGRHHEEGVTLHVFPKNKEMIKHWLAQTGQNFGDLDEFAEKVLEGKKSDKYRMCSKHFSPGSYVVAEGWRKALRKDAVPTIFDIIPSPALTAFQKRPFKRQRLEDPVTSMLMTVYEDAGPSSDSCYHCGQRIMANTTLRSIGVLTDFYAGRRDCFTQTDPKMGCKNVSTETKRKKYHKGIQCKIKVKSMSSNSSPVPLENSIDEGSPVLQYVVPSNDYQVQMSDDESEKADVGEPEKLDGGVSPIPNSLQVSQANPLPMQISTASPMDIDSMSFNSKHEFGSTFHASKESSTETEKIYNYDPDLGEATLVSDCTNSSDLVKEHKFMVFESCLDALIYKVPCQFQGRCWKPISKIEKKSIGTFISIYVTCVDRHCYCLWQSQPKIGYMPVGNLLLSSAILCSGSSFVKTQHLFDMLGLLNISKVSYYKNQVQYLFPTINQQWEEEQRRNFEMLATNPICLVGDSKCSLPGDSTKYCTYTMMDVQSKKIIAFHIEQVWAGVSSSALEKVACKKVLRNLLDQKVCVKMVCTGRRVGIRKMMKEEFSSILHRVDAWRLAKSIGNKVARASQKRNCSELSSWVNSVKSHLWWCASNCTGKPDVLVQKWNSLLHHVVNTHSWESEKGYEQCQHDPIPDTVGQRRKWLSKGGKAHKSLKTIVLNRKLQRDLRRVSNFCNGAELEVYHWATSKYRPKRDPLFIEDLVARTQLAILDHNNNVKCVQAMVKGATKTCEPLFKPRFYNMGNNAHKQRFQRSLYEASNHGFLIAIMREVLELANQNKDFPIMIRT; encoded by the coding sequence ATGCCAGCGTGTATGGTGAAAGGATGTCCCTCTGGTGGACGACATCACGAAGAAGGCGTCACCCTACATGTATTTCCTAAAAACAAAGAGATGATCAAGCATTGGCTGGCACAAACGGGACAGAATTTTGGTGATCTAGATGAATTTGCAGAGAAAGTGCTTGAaggaaaaaaatctgacaaatatCGAATGTGCTCTAAGCATTTCTCTCCAGGTTCATACGTTGTCGCTGAAGGATGGAGGAAGGCTTTAAGAAAAGATGCTGTCCCCACCATATTTGATATCATTCCATCTCCTGCACTTACCGCTTTCCAAAAAAGACCGTTCAAGAGACAAAGGCTTGAAGATCCGGTTACCTCAATGCTGATGACGGTTTATGAAGATGCAGGTCCTTCTTCTGACTCTTGTTATCATTGCGGTCAAAGGATTATGGCTAACACAACACTGAGATCTATTGGCGTGTTAACTGATTTCTATGCCGGAAGGAGGGATTGCTTTACACAGACGGACCCTAAAATGGGTTGTAAAAATGTGTCTACTGAAACAAAACGTAAAAAGTATCACAAGGGAATACAGTGTAAGATAAAGGTAAAATCTATGAGCTCCAACTCTTCACCAGTACCTCTTGAAAACTCAATAGATGAAGGATCACCTGTGTTACAATATGTTGTCCCATCAAATGATTATCAAGTTCAAATGTCAGATGATGAAAGTGAAAAAGCAGATGTCGGTGAACCTGAAAAATTAGATGGTGGAGTTTCCCCAATACCGAATTCCCTTCAGGTTTCACAGGCAAATCCCTTGCCGATGCAGATCTCTACAGCTTCACCAATGGATATTGATTCCATGAGTTTCAATAGCAAACATGAATTTGGTTCCACCTTCCATGCTTCCAAAGAGTCTTCCACAGAgactgaaaaaatatataattatgaTCCAGATCTTGGTGAAGCAACCCTAGTGTCTGATTGCACGAATAGCAGTGATCTTGTAAAGGAACATAAGTTCATGGTATTCGAAAGCTGCCTCGATGCCCTTATCTATAAAGTACCTTGTCAATTTCAAGGGCGGTGTTGGAAACCAATAAGcaaaatagaaaagaaaagtATTGGCACTTTTATAAGCATATATGTAACCTGTGTAGACCGACACTGCTATTGTCTATGGCAAAGCCAGCCCAAAATTGGATATATGCCAGTAGGAAATCTCCTCCTGTCTTCTGCAATACTATGCAGCGGATCATCTTTTGTGAAAACGCAGCACTTATTCGATATGTTGGGCCTCTTGAACATCAGTAAAGTCTCATACTATAAGAACCAGGTACAATATTTATTCCCCACCATAAATCAACAGTGGGaagaagagcagagaagaaaCTTTGAAATGCTGGCAACAAATCCCATCTGTTTGGTGGGTGACAGCAAGTGTTCTCTTCCTGGAGACAGTACTAAATACTGCACATACACTATGATGGATGTACAATCTAAAAAGATCATTGCTTTTCACATTGAACAAGTTTGGGCTGGAGTGTCCTCTTCTGCTTTGGAAAAAGTAGCCTGCAAGAAAGTTCTTCGGAATCTCCTTGATCAAAAAGTGTGCGTGAAGATGGTTTGCACAGGCCGTCGTGTCGGCATAAGAAAAATGATGAAAGAGGAATTTTCGTCTATTCTTCATCGAGTTGATGCTTGGCGTTTGGCCAAATCAATAGGTAACAAAGTGGCACGTGCGAGTCAAAAAAGAAATTGTTCAGAATTATCTTCCTGGGTCAACTCCGTCAAGTCACACCTTTGGTGGTGCGCTAGCAACTGCACGGGGAAGCCAGATGTCTTAGTGCAGAAATGGAATTCTCTACTGCATCATGTTGTGAACACCCATTCATGGGAATCGGAGAAAGGATATGAACAATGTCAGCATGATCCCATTCCAGACACTGTCGGTCAACGTAGAAAGTGGCTCAGTAAGGGAGGTAAAGCACACAAATCCCTTAAGACTATCGTGCTCAATAGAAAACTTCAGCGAGACCTCAGACGTGTGTCCAATTTCTGCAATGGTGCTGAGCTAGAGGTTTATCACTGGGCTACTTCAAAATACCGACCCAAAAGAGATCCTCTTTTTATTGAAGACTTGGTGGCCAGAACCCAGTTGGCTATACTGGATCATAATAACAATGTTAAATGTGTACAAGCAATGGTGAAGGGTGCAACAAAGACGTGTGAGCCTTTATTTAAACCCCGTTTTTACAATATGGGGAACAATGCACACAAGCAGCGGTTTCAGAGATCTCTGTATGAGGCTAGCAACCATGGATTTTTAATTGCTATCATGAGGGAAGTGCTAGAGCTTGCAAATCAAAACAAGGACTTCCCTATAATGATCAGAACTTGA